The Tistrella bauzanensis region CACCCGAGCGGGATCGTCGGCGCCATCCTGCTGGTGGCGGTCATCGCCATGGCCCTGGGCGCGCCGGTTCTGTTTCCGGAAAGCCCGTGGGAGATGATCGGCGCGCCGTTCGAGCCGCCCTTGTCGGAGGGCCTGCCCTTCGGCTCCGACACGCTGGGCCGCGATGTCGCGGCCGGCATCGCCTGGGGCGCACGCGTCTCGCTGATCATCGGCATCGCCTCGGCGCTGTCGGCGGCCGGTATCGGGGTGATCATCGGCGCCGCCGCCGGCTATTTCGGCGGACTGGTCGATGACGTGCTGATGCGGATCACCGAACTGTTCCAGACCATTCCGGGTTTCGTGCTGGCCATCCTGCTGGTCTCGATCCTCTCGCCCAGCATGGCGACGGTGATCTTCGCCATCGCGATCGTGAGCTGGCCGCCGCTGGCCCGGCTGACCCGCGCCGAATTCATGAGCATCGCCACCCGCGATTTCGTTCATGCCGCCCGCTGCCAGGGCGAAAGCGCGCTGGCGATCATCATCCGCCACATCATGCCCAACGCGCTGTCGCCGATCGTGGTCGCCACCTCGCTGACCGTCGCCACCGCGATCCTGATCGAAAGCGCGCTGTCCTTCCTGGGGCTGGGCGATCCGAACCACATGTCCTGGGGCTTCATGGTCGGCTCGGCGCGGACCGTCATCCGTCAGGCCTGGTGGACCAGCGTCTTTCCCGGCATCGCCATCCTGTTGACGGTGGTCGCGGTCAATCTGGTGGGCGAGGCGCTGAACGACGCACTGAACCCGCGCATCGCGCGGCGGGGGCGGTGATCGCCATGACCGACATGACCACGACCGCTCCGATGGCCGCGCGGGCCGCCACACCGGCCACCAGCCTGCTCGACATCCGCGACCTCACCATCACCCTGCCCAGCGGCGGCGACCGGGCCCGCGCCGTCGACGACGTGTCACTGAGCGTCGGGCGTAATGAAATCGTCTGTCTGGTCGGCGAAAGCGGATCGGGAAAATCGATGACAGCCCATGCGGTGCTGGGCCTGCTGCCGCCACGGGTGCGGCTGACATCAGGGCAGATCCTGCTCGACGGCCGCGATGTCGCGCCGCTCACCGACGATGCCATGCGCCGTATCCGGGGCCGCGACGTGGCGATGATCTTCCAGGAGCCGTTGAGCGCGCTCAACCCGCTGGCCAAAGCGGGGGATCAGGTGGCCGAGGCCATGGCCATTCATGGCCGCTTCACCCCGGCTGAACGCCGGGCACGGGTGCAGGCGCTGTTCGAGGGCGTCGGCCTGCCGGACCCTGCGACCCTTATCCGGCGGTTTCCGTTCCAACTGTCGGGCGGCCAGCGCCAGCGGGTGATGATCGCCATGGCGCTGGCCAACGATCCCGCTCTGCTGGTCGCCGACGAGCCGACCACGGCGCTCGACGTCACCACCCAGCGCCAGATCCTGGATCTGATCCGGGCCCAGCAACAGGCGCGCGGCATGGGGGTTCTGTTCATCACCCATGATTTCGGCGTGGTCGCCGACATCGCCGACCGGGTGGTGGTGATGCGCCACGGACAGGTGGTGGAAACCGGCCCCGGCGCCGCGGTGCTGGCCCGGCCGTCCCATGCCTATACCCGCACCCTGATCGATGCGGTGCCGGGGCGCGCCGGCCCGCGTGCCACCGATGCGGCCCATGCCGGCGATCCGGCGGCGGGCGACACGCTGCTCCGGATCAGGGGCTTGCGCAAGACCTTCACCAGCCGCACCGGTTTCGCCAGCCGTCGCACGGTCGCCGCCGCCGACGACATCGCGCTGGATCTGCGCGCCGGCGAAAGCCTGGCGGTGGTGGGGGAAAGCGGCTCGGGCAAATCCACCCTCGCCCGGATGGTGATGGCGCTGACCCGGCCCGATGCCGGCGAGATCCTGTTCGATGGCCGCAACATCGCCGGGCTGGGCGGTGCCGCGCTGAAAAGCTATCGCCACCGGGTGCAGATGGTGTTCCAGGACCCGTTCGCCTCGCTCAATCCGCGCCACAAGGTGGGCGAGGCCATCGCCCGCGGGCCGATCGCCTTCGGCACCTCCAGGGACGAGGCGATGGCGATCGCCCGCCGGCTGCTGGAACGGGTCGGACTCGATGCCTCGGCGGCCGGACGCTATCCACATGAATTCTCAGGGGGGCAGCGCCAGCGGATCTGCATCGCCCGGGCGCTGGCCCCCGATCCGGCGATCCTGGTTGCCGACGAGGCGGTCTCGGCGCTCGACGTCTCGGTTCAGGCCCAGATTCTGGCACTGCTGGCCGAGCTTCGCCGCGAGCTGAACCTGGCCATGATCTTCATCACCCATGACCTCAGGGTCG contains the following coding sequences:
- a CDS encoding ABC transporter permease; amino-acid sequence: MRELASTFFRHPSGIVGAILLVAVIAMALGAPVLFPESPWEMIGAPFEPPLSEGLPFGSDTLGRDVAAGIAWGARVSLIIGIASALSAAGIGVIIGAAAGYFGGLVDDVLMRITELFQTIPGFVLAILLVSILSPSMATVIFAIAIVSWPPLARLTRAEFMSIATRDFVHAARCQGESALAIIIRHIMPNALSPIVVATSLTVATAILIESALSFLGLGDPNHMSWGFMVGSARTVIRQAWWTSVFPGIAILLTVVAVNLVGEALNDALNPRIARRGR
- a CDS encoding ABC transporter ATP-binding protein translates to MTDMTTTAPMAARAATPATSLLDIRDLTITLPSGGDRARAVDDVSLSVGRNEIVCLVGESGSGKSMTAHAVLGLLPPRVRLTSGQILLDGRDVAPLTDDAMRRIRGRDVAMIFQEPLSALNPLAKAGDQVAEAMAIHGRFTPAERRARVQALFEGVGLPDPATLIRRFPFQLSGGQRQRVMIAMALANDPALLVADEPTTALDVTTQRQILDLIRAQQQARGMGVLFITHDFGVVADIADRVVVMRHGQVVETGPGAAVLARPSHAYTRTLIDAVPGRAGPRATDAAHAGDPAAGDTLLRIRGLRKTFTSRTGFASRRTVAAADDIALDLRAGESLAVVGESGSGKSTLARMVMALTRPDAGEILFDGRNIAGLGGAALKSYRHRVQMVFQDPFASLNPRHKVGEAIARGPIAFGTSRDEAMAIARRLLERVGLDASAAGRYPHEFSGGQRQRICIARALAPDPAILVADEAVSALDVSVQAQILALLAELRRELNLAMIFITHDLRVAAEVSDRTLVMRHGRIVEQGPTAALFANPTHDYTRTLLAAIPGRSVFAAHSTTAPVSGQTIL